In Gloeocapsa sp. PCC 73106, a single genomic region encodes these proteins:
- a CDS encoding S9 family peptidase, with translation MTKIAPFGAWESPITADVIVAGTIGLVATTFNEQDIYWLEARPQEQGRNVLMRRTRDGQIIEVTPAPFNIRTRVHEYGGGAFLVNQGNIFFVNYSDQCIYHQTLDGQPKRLTIESERRYADLILDSQRNRLICVREDHQTKEPENSLVAVDLTTGEVTTLVSGADFYAAPRLNPEGTQLVWLSWNHPNMPWDHTELWLGNLNREGNFQDLHKIAGNTTESICQPEWSPQGTLYFVSDRANWWNLYRLNPNGEIECVWEMDAEFAYPHWIFGISLYSFASETEIISAYTQQGRWYLAYLNTQNRQFIPLDLLYSEIYSVQVQQQRALLIAASFSQANAIIELDWREKTSTIIRKSSQIQIPSDYLSVPEALAFPTANGLTAYAWYYPPHNPDYQAPSGSLPPLIVKSHGGPTAPASASLSLKTQYWTSRGFAVLDVNYGGSTGYGRDYRQRLVQQWGVVDVDDCVNGAKYLVQQQKVDPQRLAITGGSAGGYTTLAALTFRDTFKAGASYYGVSDLEALAQDTHKFESRYLDGLIGPYPEAKAIYVERSPINFTEQLNCPVIFLQGLEDRVVPPNQTEKMVKALEAKGIPVTYIAFPGEQHGFRIAANIKTALESELAFYRNVFN, from the coding sequence AATCGTAGCTGGAACAATTGGACTAGTAGCAACTACTTTTAACGAGCAAGATATCTACTGGTTAGAAGCACGACCCCAAGAACAAGGGCGCAATGTTTTAATGAGACGCACTAGGGATGGACAGATAATTGAAGTAACTCCTGCACCTTTTAATATTCGTACGCGGGTACACGAATACGGAGGAGGCGCTTTTTTAGTAAATCAGGGTAATATTTTCTTCGTCAACTATAGCGATCAATGTATTTATCACCAAACCCTAGACGGTCAACCTAAACGCCTTACTATAGAATCTGAGCGACGCTACGCTGATTTAATTTTAGATAGTCAGAGAAATCGTTTAATCTGTGTCCGTGAAGATCACCAAACTAAAGAACCGGAAAATAGTTTAGTGGCGGTAGATTTAACTACTGGTGAGGTTACTACCCTCGTCTCAGGTGCAGATTTCTACGCCGCGCCGCGATTAAATCCAGAAGGTACTCAACTAGTCTGGTTAAGCTGGAATCACCCCAATATGCCCTGGGATCATACAGAATTGTGGTTAGGGAATCTCAATAGAGAGGGTAATTTTCAGGACTTACACAAAATCGCAGGAAATACCACAGAATCTATATGTCAACCAGAATGGTCTCCCCAAGGGACACTTTATTTTGTAAGCGATCGCGCTAACTGGTGGAATCTCTATCGTCTTAATCCTAATGGAGAGATTGAATGTGTTTGGGAAATGGATGCAGAGTTTGCTTATCCTCACTGGATTTTTGGTATTTCCCTCTATAGTTTTGCTAGTGAGACGGAAATCATTAGTGCTTATACTCAACAGGGACGCTGGTATCTCGCTTATTTAAATACCCAAAACCGACAGTTTATCCCTCTGGATCTGCTTTATAGTGAGATTTACTCGGTACAGGTACAACAACAACGCGCTCTCTTGATCGCTGCTTCTTTTAGTCAAGCTAACGCGATTATTGAGCTAGATTGGCGAGAAAAAACTAGTACTATTATTCGTAAATCCAGCCAAATTCAGATTCCTTCTGATTATCTTTCTGTTCCCGAAGCGCTCGCTTTCCCCACTGCTAACGGTTTAACCGCCTATGCTTGGTACTATCCCCCCCACAACCCCGATTATCAAGCCCCCTCCGGTTCCCTACCTCCCTTGATTGTCAAAAGTCATGGAGGTCCCACCGCACCAGCTTCAGCGAGTTTGAGCTTAAAAACTCAATATTGGACGAGTCGCGGTTTTGCCGTACTAGATGTTAACTACGGCGGTAGCACTGGATACGGCAGAGATTATCGCCAACGCTTAGTTCAACAATGGGGAGTAGTTGACGTAGATGATTGCGTCAATGGGGCAAAATACTTAGTCCAACAGCAAAAAGTCGACCCCCAACGCCTAGCTATTACTGGTGGTAGTGCTGGAGGTTACACAACCCTGGCGGCTTTGACTTTTCGCGATACTTTTAAAGCCGGAGCGAGTTATTATGGGGTCAGCGATTTGGAGGCTTTAGCTCAAGATACCCACAAGTTTGAGTCTCGTTATCTTGATGGTTTGATTGGTCCTTATCCAGAGGCTAAAGCTATTTATGTAGAGCGATCGCCCATTAACTTTACTGAACAACTCAATTGTCCCGTTATTTTCTTACAAGGACTAGAGGATCGCGTTGTACCTCCCAATCAAACAGAAAAAATGGTTAAAGCTTTAGAAGCTAAAGGAATCCCTGTGACTTATATTGCTTTTCCCGGAGAACAACACGGTTTTAGAATAGCTGCAAATATTAAAACTGCTCTTGAGAGTGAATTAGCCTTCTATCGCAATGTTTTTAACTAG